The following coding sequences are from one Novipirellula caenicola window:
- a CDS encoding PIN/TRAM domain-containing protein, giving the protein MALIILRCVFLLCAGGVSAIINTSLSSDTSTSVPWLIFAGIMTLATVVVVGDIYAPRKRIDTISAVYFGVLIGVLLTYILWIAIAPLMDQSFNGRGLQLVIGLLMCYICTSVLLQTKDDFRFLIPYVEFVREVKGFKPLVLDTSVVIDGRIADLVGTGVFDNQLIMPRFALTELQAIADSSDKLRRTRGRRGLDVLNRMRADENVDLMIFDRELPELAGQTVDLKLVLLAKHLDGKVVTGDFNLNKVAKLHNVPVINLNEISNSLRPVFLPDETFRIKVIKAGEGPEQGIGYLDDGTMVVIEGARHKIGQDLDVRVTSTLQTNAGKMIFAKVESR; this is encoded by the coding sequence ATGGCTCTGATCATTCTGCGATGTGTTTTCCTGCTCTGTGCCGGAGGCGTGTCTGCAATCATTAACACCTCGCTTTCAAGCGATACCTCGACATCCGTTCCATGGCTGATATTTGCTGGCATTATGACGCTGGCCACGGTCGTGGTGGTTGGGGATATTTACGCGCCACGTAAGCGAATCGACACGATTTCGGCGGTGTACTTTGGCGTCCTAATCGGCGTGTTGCTGACCTATATCTTATGGATCGCGATCGCCCCGCTGATGGACCAATCGTTTAATGGTCGCGGGTTGCAATTAGTGATCGGGTTGTTGATGTGCTACATCTGTACGAGCGTGCTGCTGCAAACCAAAGACGATTTCCGTTTTCTGATTCCGTATGTCGAATTTGTTCGCGAGGTCAAAGGCTTCAAGCCGTTGGTGTTGGACACCAGCGTGGTAATCGACGGGCGGATTGCGGATTTGGTTGGCACCGGCGTCTTTGACAACCAATTGATCATGCCGCGATTCGCATTGACGGAACTGCAGGCGATTGCCGACAGCAGCGACAAACTTCGCCGTACTCGCGGTCGACGTGGCCTCGATGTGCTCAATCGAATGCGTGCGGACGAGAACGTTGATCTGATGATCTTTGATCGCGAGCTACCGGAACTCGCGGGGCAAACGGTTGATTTAAAACTTGTTTTGTTGGCAAAACATCTTGATGGCAAAGTGGTCACCGGTGACTTCAATCTGAACAAGGTGGCAAAGCTTCACAACGTTCCGGTCATCAATTTGAATGAGATCAGTAATTCGCTTCGTCCGGTCTTTTTGCCCGATGAAACCTTTCGCATCAAAGTCATCAAGGCGGGCGAAGGTCCCGAGCAAGGGATCGGATATCTGGATGATGGCACGATGGTGGTCATCGAGGGAGCTCGACATAAGATCGGCCAAGACTTGGATGTTCGCGTCACCAGCACGCTGCAAACCAATGCGGGCAAAATGATTTTTGCCAAGGTCGAGAGTCGCTAA